The DNA sequence GATGAGGACAGCAATATACATTCTATCACAGGGACTGTGATTGTATCTACTTCTCACCAATCACTGAACAGACACTTGCATGCAAGACATGAATCACCACttctgtgtgtttgtttattgcTATAGGATTACATGAAACTTCAGGGGATCAATCGTGTCATGATTGTGGCAATGAAAAACTGCTGTTCAATGAACCAGCATGATAATAACCGTTACTTTTGTAATACGAATGAAAATCCGCTAGATCGCTGTTTAATTGCTGAAAACAGTACATAGTGAAATCTATGGAAATGCTACTGACATTGTGACAATTTATCATTTGCAGTGGCACcattgaccccatgacctttcAGGAAATTGTAGTTTGCATGTAACACAACTGTCAGGCAGCAACATGGTTCACGACATTGTATGGTGATACAAATATCTACAGGCAGTACTGGGAGGCAGCTGCAGCAAAACTCTCAGCTGTAGAGAAATTCTTACTTAAACTTACAAAGATTCATCATCAGCAGACGCTTGATCATTACTCTCCCTGTTAGTGGTATTAGTATAAGTTAGAAGAGACATCAAGGAAAAAGTACCTGTGCATCTTACAAGTAACTCATGTAATGCAAGTATGTCTTTGGAAGCAAAGACATCATTCAGTGAACTCTTCTCCACacattttattgtcatttttcacaCTTTGATCATATTTGATTGAGAATTTGTTGCCttgtgaaaacatatttttccagTTTCTTATGACATTGTAATATTCTTGAAAAACATGTCAGACATATTTCCCATAAGTCTTTGTACTTATGCCATGCCTGGGGTCCAGCAAATTCAGAAAAAAGTTAATTAGATCAAAAGAGTATGTTGCAAAGTATGATTTGCATAGCTGAGAAATCCAAGACATTACATCAGCATGATGAAAAGCTGTTTATAACATACACATTTCAACCAAAACACCTCTAACATTCCATGAAATGCTTTGGAAAGGGTTCCTGCAATGCTCTCTGATAAGATGTGAACCTGGTTCTTGTAATTTCAAGGATTCAGAACAGTACACACGCTCTTAGTAACAGTTCATATACAGTATCcattctaatttgttgaaagtaCTTAGCAGATTCAAAAAGCACTATCTATACAAATGttgttagggagcgttcagtttttacggctggggggggggcggcaaaatcttgtcgccggtgttcaaaaaaatatagaccccccctgcatttttcgtgaaaaaaaaatgaccccccctttgtcagacgaaaaaaattgatgaccccccccccccccccgcttaaaaataactaaaacccatacgtcaaatttacccgcatggtttggatttgaactccggtacgccgcgcactttattcgtgtagcagagatgccagtgcacaaacttctcagccacatccattgaaacgtctgttaattaggacgactgtaaggcaatttttaacttcatttcaatagacaactcatgtccatggacattgtataaagtgaactttattggagtggttcgccaaggcagccctccggttaagagggtcatgggccattacgtaaagtcaactttattctagtgggccaccggtaccaccggtaaagagggtcgatcatggctattgcataaagtagactttactggacagggctgctaaaggcgcacggccattaagattgccgtggggtattacataaagtcaatttattggagtgggccgccgcaggcggcccgcctgtaaagagggtcgatcatggccattgcatgaagtaaacctaattggagtgggccgccaaaggcgtctgcctgttgagagggtcatgggtaatacataatgtatatttattgtagtgggccgccgaaggcggcccgccggtaaagagggtcgatcatggcaatggcataaagtgaactttattgttggtattatgttttgaaaatgtggtgacccccctttcttaccagtgaaaaagtgatgaccccccctttgcggattccaaaatttgatgaccccccccccctggattttgccggccgccccccccccccccggccgtaaaaactgaacggtaccttattTGCATTGCATTATTTCTTTTAACACAACAACACTGTATTTTTTTGTTAGCGACTGCGAGTGGTTGGATATTACAGCTGGTAAAAACATACAACCATTCTACACTGAGCTGTATCCTAAAAAATACTATATTCTATTACAGGTGCTCGCAGTTTTGCTCGGATAGTCCATCGAAGGCTGAAAGTAGAGAGTACCAGAGTGAGGCTAAACCTCGGTAGTCGGTCTTTGGCGTCACACTCTTGACCTTGGGCTTTCGACAATGGACTGACTCCAAGCAACACTGCATAGCGTCTGTGATACAGTATATCAGATTCTTAGCGCTTGCTCAACTCGATTATGATATTTCTTATAATAGTTGTAGATATTAGGTATTTGATCACAGACGGATAATAAAACTGGCGTTGGGTAGCTATGGCATGCCGTAGCGCCGCTGACGAACTACATACGTACCCCTTTTTCCCTTTGCCTTTTCCTTTTCCCTTTCCTTTTTTAGTCTTCTTCGGCATGGTAGGTTCTCGTTAAAAACAAACTCTATCTGACGCCGATGATTTTTGGTAAATACGAAGTTTCTCAGAGAAAATAGGACCGAACTGCAAAGCCACAGACTGCAGACTTCCGAATCCGACCGATCACTTGAAGAAAACCAATATGGCGACCAGCGTTGTCATGGAAGTGACGTCATTGATGTAAACAAAAACACCCAATGTGATGCGGGTCTCTTATCAAACGTACGCGGTGCATGCACAATGTCGCACCTGATCATATGTATGGCTTCACCAACATTGCTAGCTTTTAAGTAATGAAATACCCAATTTCAACTATCTGGTGAAAGAGAACCCGAACTTAGATTATATGGCGCCAACGGTGGGTGGAAATTACCCCTGTACAAAATTTTGTGCGGGAGGCATAGCCGGTAACACAGTTAGCCCTGCCACGCGGCTTACCTGACTTTACGACTGTTACGAAGCTGGATGGATGTTGCTATAAAATAAAGTAAACGGAAAGAGTTCCATAGTTCCCTCCACGGTCTTCTTTTTTTCTTAGGTAGGACATACAACACCTTAAAATATGCTAACCCCAAAACTGACCCTAACCCTAAGTCGAATCAGCGAGTTCAGCAAGTTTCGAGAGTTtacattaggccaaaaaaaatgaattgtgCTGTTCCGTTAACATGGTTTCAGAAATAGGGTagggtcggcaggaattttttttccaaaatatatttctatttttaaatatgcatttttcaggggttcagggcgatcaaacactggccaaaaCATTTCCAGAATAATGTATCAtataaaggggggggggggggggggggacataaaagacatccttgttcaagcaaaaatcaaatgccgtttttttttcctttcttttgttTCGTGTTTAAAAAGTTTAGGATCGGCGGGTAAAATTAGGGTAGGTGggttatcagaacagcacaatttttacTTGTTCGGCCTTACcataaagataaaaaatataCTTGTTCTCAGAATTGTACAACAGAAATTTAGATTAAGGAATGTGAAAGTAGCTGGTGGGAGGACGAAGAGAAACGGTCCGACACCTAGAATGGCAGAGAAGATGCTATTGTTGGAAagtttcaatattcaatatttgTACCAATACAGAGAATTAAAGGCAGATATCTCCAAATCGCGTTCATAATTCAAGTTTAGCGGACATACTTGTGATGTAACAGCATGCAGCATGCAGCTGATCTATGCAAGACGGAATAATGCGCCAATGATTTGTATGTGTTGCTCCATGCAACAGGGCGGCTTGGAATTTGAGCTTTATGACATAAAACTCGATCGATTTTGTGGGAACGGGACTTTTCTTGGTAGTTGCCAAAATATCATCAGATGCTTGTGATTGCCGCATTTATACCTTCTATATCATCTATGTGTCGCTCGACAAAATGAAGATTTTTAGAATAAAAGAATATATACCCGGGGGACAATACCAGaaattactgtgacactttacAGCTAAATTCTGCGTTGCTGCAATTCGATGTAGGCCTAAAAGCGTTCTTGTAAGCGCGAATCATGTGATGATCACATGAACGCTATCTGACAGGAAAGATTGACAGTTGACATTAGCACAAAATACGTTATACAAATACAGTGGCGTACTCACCAGTGTTACCTCCATGACAAATAAAAACCCAATAATTGAGGATTAAGAATGGAATAAATCAAACGCAGTCATCACCATATTCTCGTCTATTTTCATGTAATCTCGTTTCAATTCGGACAACTACCACTGAAGTTTTAACAATAATCCCTTCACATATTCTGACAAAGATGACACTTTATTATAGAGACTTGGTGAGGATATGCTAGTGCCACTACGACAACAACAGCACACGGAGAGAAGTTGGGGGAAAAAACAATCGTAGCAGAAAGTTATTTCCCAACTTTGTGCGAATTCCACATTTTAATACGGTAGGACTTGTAGCTGTAATCCCCAGTAGCAGCAACAACCATTGCACGACCCCTGGGCTACACTATTAGAGAGATCCCCTTTCCATTGGATTGCGAGGGGAATGCCCTGGATGTGCATGTAAAATAATTGGCAAGACTAGCTGAGATGACGAGGTGACAAAAGTTTGGTGCCTAACTGCGTATTTACTCTCCCCCTTAACTTCACTTTTATGGGGGAGGGGAAGGGGCATTTCGTCTCCGCAGCCCTGTCCCGTTGACACCTATTCAATTCAGCAAAATTGAATTCAGCAAATTTACCTTGCTTTCAATGtacttaaaattgaaatttctcaatttttcataAAGATCTTTCAAAGTCTAGTCAAAGCAATGACACTTGGTGTCATCCCCACAAGAAATTTATGTAGATCATTGTAAAAAGttttatgaaaaattatttttgcttgGTGTgtcctgtatatcaaattttgtgaaaaccatCTCTCATAAATGCATTTCATCTTTGAACATTAATTGTTCATCTTGCAGCGAGTCTCTGTGGGATGTTTGGAGGGACTAACTTTCTAGCCTCTGTATCCACTCATTTGTGTTACCTCACGTTTCGGGTTCATAACATGTTTATAGTAAAACATGTCTATGACAACCATCTATTTAAAGCTTGTCAAATATTTGCCAAGTGATTTTGTAATAACATCCGGAAAATGTTCACTGTAGACATAACCTTAAAGAATTCAATGAATCAAGTTCGGTTGTGTATGACAATATCCTTGAACttaaattttatttgtacagtACCTTAtataaagggccagtaatgcttactttgattttttgattATTCCTATTTTGggtgtcaattgcaagttcttattctactgtCAAAAGGATGTTGAAACATTTAcacaattcacttgtcaacaataacaatgtaatCTACAAATGTACGGGCTGAGCTGACAAGCTGGGTACTGTGTACCTCAACATGAtttggggagtagaaaaagaaattatgcttgacattaaaaacaaaaatagtgaaagtaTCAGAAGTTAGTACTACAAGCCCTTCAATTGAGAACTGTCTCCATTCTGTGAATGATGAGGTAatacttcaaaaaaagaaaaagaacatAAAATTCACCACAGAAATGTATCTGCAGGATCACCTTTAATGAGGAGTTTGCAAACTTGTTACCGTGTCTACAATTTAAACACTTGAACTCATAAATTGTAAAAAGTACTGTTTATTTTATTGAGGCTATCATATGGCTATGTAAGTATGTATCTTTTATGAAACAAAGTCAGTAGTAGTAAATACAATCTTTTCATCTCAAGAAATTTACTAAATTAAGTACAAAGATTTAGACGGGTAGCTGAATGCTAGCTGATTAGATTAGAGGTTTTTGCATCAGGTCTACCCAATTAATATTTTCAAGCTttatacaaacaaaaaaatctgtCAATCTCCAATCTTTCCACCTATCAAATACAGTGATTTACAAAGTCTCCTGGTTGActaataaatatttcataaaatcacTCAAATAAACAGCATGGTAACATAGTGGTAATTTTGAAGAATGTCTGAAAAAATGTTACATCTGAATATGAGAATAATATGAATATGTGAATAATACTTTAATCACTTGATGAACAGACAAGGGATTTGGTTGACTATTGGCATAACTTACAAAATTATAAAGTGGATCCATGGATTTCACACTGACAAGAGGAAGTCACATTTGTAATTGACTTCTGAGAGGATAATGCATTCCATTACAATCATGacagataaatatatatacagatatttACAAGAAAAAACACTGCATTAAAATTACCAAGGACTTGTGGAGGTGCAGGATGTTTATTGGACAGTGGAATGATCTGAATTAAATGTAACAAGATGCCTTGtactatcatgacaaactgacAAAACTCCCACATGTCTTGCAACTTTGAGAtgttaaaaatatttacaatcaaAGTGACTATCTACAAATTTTGATTGCCTGAAGAatgatttttcaaagaaaagctATGGTATGATACAATCTGCAGTGCATATTAGAGACATTTGATGGCAAAAACTAACAATGTATTAATTTAATGACAAAGTCTTTTTACCCATATTCTTCAAACACTTGGCAAACCAGGGAATAAAAACTGACCTGTGCTGTATGTGAAGTTCTGCATCAAAACAAATCTGTTATGTACATGAGGTCAGCAGGAAATTAAGAATACAGATATGTTTTCATCACTTTTGGTGAAGACCAGTTTATTCTAGACAGGCTTCATCCAACTGCCAATCACATCACAGACAGTAGAGCTACTGTCTGTGATTAAATAAAGCATCATATCAAAAATTGTGATCAGAAGGGTTTTGAATGATAAAACAGATGCTTGTGCATCTCAAACTACACCTGTATATAATTTGAAATCATACTAATCTAACACTCAActccaaatttatcaaaatttctaaGAATGACACCAAGTTGTAAATGAACTTTACCCATGCCTACAGTTTGCAAGAGATCTCTGTCAGTACTTGTGTAGACTAAATCTGGGTTTCTTAATTGTGGGCCTCCACCAACAAAGTTATGTGAAATTTGTTCACGGAATACCCCAGTTGGTCTCCATGTTACACACTCTATGTCATGAGTACCAGGTGCTGTAGGAACAAAACAGAATCCGTAGCCATAGAGTTCATTCCGTGCGTATTCATCTTGGTGATACACTTGAAAATGGAATTTTGGCCAACctggaaaacaaaacattttgatgtttcATTCTGAAATCTTTAATAAAATCTACACAGAATTAACTGTACAACAGAAATTATCTGAACTATAACGTGTAATATGCTAAACAGTGCAGTCACTGTAGATGGTGTCTTTTGACATTATTGTCATTGCTATCAATATTACCAGTGCATGTTATGAAGAGTTTATGGTTGACAACCAAACAGTACATTCACTGCTTTCTCTGACTAAAGTCAGTCACTTTACTCAGTCATTCTGATCATTACTTTCTGGACTCTTTGCATCTTGATTCAGTTTTTCACATTCCATCAAACTCTGTCTGAGATTATATTCAACTTGTGACAGTACATACACtgacaaatacatacatataaaaagAATGTCTACTTTGTACCAACAATACATGCAATTTATAGCTAAGGCCACTGACAAAGAAGAAAATCTGCATGTAGTTTTCCCCCAGCTCActaatatcttgttcacattggcaacccaactgaaatttgggccgacgcaaaataattttccttttgggattaaatttggtccgtgtccacacctaccggtaccagaattagggccgacgtaactttaccttcctttgtgacctctgacctgtcaaagttcaaaatggcgcatttgaatatggcacgctgtttctactgttcatgattttcctgtgtttttacgcacaagaagggcaaatatgactaccactcacccttttaatcatcagagagatcttcaccatttattggatgagcatatggtatatataagaccgcggtggagaaataaccagtgcgcggcatttttgacatgcctctctagtctattacgtgcactgtggaatcgaatgacatggtctcgtttgcagaacaaaggttggtgggaagttcagcatacatgggatgatattaaaatgtaaagactggattgaaaactttcgataggtgtaaactttagtttcaaacgtcgtttttttttgtgcgaatagggagactagttcaacttcgatccatagcggaggcctggtcaactgggaccagggccgacgtaacgtgtccacactggcgatttgcgtctgactaaattttgcgtcggccctgagtcggccctgaacacccccttctaaccgggaccaaactgagtcggcccagggccgactcagcgtgtccacattggttttttacgtcggccccggccctggtcgggacctgggccgacgcaaagtcgtcaatcTGAACGTACAATAAAACAGAGGGGTGGCCAATTTTTATAACAatgtatcatttgcatattattttgtagtgaaaatgtacttttttttctgttaaacaaCAGATGCATAGATTGCATGAAAAACAGAGGGCTGGCCCTAGGGTCTAAACCTCAAAATGCCTTGGTGGAGAACCCTGCATACAATAGAGCAATCATAATGTACCTCTAAATACTATTCAGGTGAAAACTTACCCTGCAAACCTTTAGTTGCTAGGTGTATATCTATGGGATGTCCCCACGCACAGAATGTTTCATTTTCTGGGATATCAACTTGTGTTTGGCCTTCTTTTTGACCAGCCAATACTTTCCATGCACCTCCTACAAAGGAACATTATAATgattacaaaaaacaacaacaaaacttgGCCATTTGATCCACATACTGTAAGCAGGTCATGCAAAGTTCTTCTATGGCATTTCTTTACAAAGATGGCATCAATATGAAGTGAGAAAGAACACATTTCCTGCTTTATATAAGTAGCATTGGCCACAGTACAAAAGGTGATATGGCACATTAGTAGTGTACCCAAATTATTACTGCTATCATCTGTCTATGAAGTACTAACATTTTAATGAGATAGGTACAGTGATGAGACTGAGAAAATAGTAATATGAATCCCTGCATTCATCTTCAAGGACATATACTTAGCATTTCATGGTGTCATCAGAAGCTTGTTTGTATCAATACTGTGTAAGCCAATGAACATGCTAAAGTAAACAAATGATGTGGGTATTGAAAAACTCTGATAAAAGACTGCAATATTACACAAAAAATTTAATCCAACAAACTGCtttatatttttgtcactgaGTGTTTCTCAACCAacaaatgttgacatttttgcaCATATTGATGCTTTATTGTTATGATTATTGATAAGAATACTGGGGGTCAATGGACTATCTTCTGCATGATATGAAGAAGTATATAAGTAACAACCCTCCCTCATAGGTTTTTCACTTGTAATGATCAATTTGAACTGTCAttgatttttcatatttttaataatGACTACTTTTTTGTGTTACTAATCTTATAAGCTGCAAATATCATTCTTATCCATGGAACAAGAAACCAGCTACACTGCAAATATGTCTGAATATTACAAGTGCAGTTTTCCTTCGAGTAGAGAGATGACCCATGATGCATTGCAATACGCCACATTTGTATGAGAAATGCTGCTTTCTGTAAGGTTTGTAACACTTGGGTCATGTGCATGGCAAATGACGCTTTTCATATTTACTATTTGTTTAAAATAAAGTCATATATGCGAATGCATACTTCAAAA is a window from the Ptychodera flava strain L36383 chromosome 11, AS_Pfla_20210202, whole genome shotgun sequence genome containing:
- the LOC139144297 gene encoding B9 domain-containing protein 2-like, which gives rise to MAEVHVIGEIVGASGFPENSLFCKWGIHTGGAWKVLAGQKEGQTQVDIPENETFCAWGHPIDIHLATKGLQGWPKFHFQVYHQDEYARNELYGYGFCFVPTAPGTHDIECVTWRPTGVFREQISHNFVGGGPQLRNPDLVYTSTDRDLLQTVGMGKVHLQLGVILRNFDKFGVEC